A genomic segment from Streptomyces sp. TLI_235 encodes:
- a CDS encoding EmrB/QacA subfamily drug resistance transporter (manually curated), with translation MPIMTVLTTFICIVDGAITTVALPSIAQEFALTPAALTGVVVVYPVCLAMMIPASAWLVERHGGRRMLLLSLGAFTAASALCGAAPNLASLVAAGALQGLAAGLLMPTSQALLFRTFTQAEQVRLARLLVIPQQIAPALAPLLGGLLVTGISWRWVFWVNVPVGAAAVLFGLLFLAEHRDHAAGRLDLPGLLLSAAGTATLMYGICTGPDIGWGRPQVLGALAAGAALLAVAVTVELRVAEPVLRLRLFRDRLFRDTNLICLVGYVPIMGAMFLGPIYTQEARGGSALDSGSTTFTEAFGVLLTMQLVGAVYARIGPRVIIGTGMLGVAGVLLLLATADAHTGLWALGGYMFLLGLAMGGVFVPTTIASFSTVARADVAHAATLNTVVRQTGNALAPAVVTTVLVLGAGGPEQAHPPLAAYRSAYLVLAAIAVATGLFAFTVPDTAARRAAAAAPPTGGTPARAHEKATRR, from the exons GTGCCCATCATGACGGTCCTGACCACGTTCATCTGCATCGTCGACGGGGCCATCACCACCGTCGCACTGCCCAGCATCGCCCAGGAGTTCGCGCTGACCCCGGCCGCGCTCACCGGCGTCGTCGTGGTCTACCCGGTCTGCCTGGCGATGATGATCCCGGCCTCCGCCTGGCTCGTGGAGCGGCACGGCGGCCGCCGGATGCTGCTGCTCTCGCTCGGCGCGTTCACCGCCGCCTCCGCCCTGTGCGGGGCCGCCCCGAACCTGGCCTCACTGGTCGCCGCCGGCGCCCTGCAGGGCCTGGCCGCCGGACTGCTGATGCCGACCTCGCAGGCACTGCTGTTCCGCACCTTCACCCAGGCCGAACAGGTCCGGCTCGCCCGGCTGCTGGTCATCCCCCAGCAGATCGCGCCGGCCCTCGCCCCGCTGCTCGGCGGCCTGCTGGTCACCGGCATCTCCTGGCGCTGGGTGTTCTGGGTGAACGTGCCGGTCGGCGCCGCG GCGGTGCTCTTCGGCCTGCTCTTCCTCGCCGAGCACCGCGACCACGCCGCCGGACGGCTCGACCTGCCCGGCCTGCTGCTGAGCGCGGCCGGCACCGCCACCCTGATGTACGGGATCTGCACCGGGCCCGACATCGGCTGGGGCCGGCCGCAGGTGCTCGGCGCGCTGGCGGCCGGCGCGGCCCTGCTGGCAGTGGCCGTCACCGTCGAACTACGGGTCGCCGAGCCGGTCCTGCGGCTGCGGCTGTTCCGCGACCGGCTGTTCCGCGACACCAACCTGATCTGCCTGGTCGGCTACGTGCCCATCATGGGCGCGATGTTCCTCGGCCCGATCTACACCCAGGAGGCGCGCGGCGGCAGCGCCCTGGACAGCGGCAGCACCACCTTCACCGAGGCCTTCGGCGTGCTGCTCACCATGCAGCTGGTCGGCGCGGTCTACGCCCGGATCGGGCCGCGGGTGATCATCGGCACCGGGATGCTGGGTGTCGCGGGCGTGCTGCTGCTGCTCGCCACCGCGGACGCGCACACCGGCCTGTGGGCCCTCGGCGGCTACATGTTCCTGCTCGGCCTGGCGATGGGCGGGGTGTTCGTGCCCACCACCATCGCCTCGTTCAGCACCGTCGCCAGGGCGGACGTCGCCCACGCGGCGACCCTCAACACCGTCGTGCGGCAGACCGGCAACGCACTCGCCCCCGCCGTGGTGACCACCGTGCTGGTGCTCGGCGCGGGCGGCCCCGAGCAGGCCCATCCGCCGCTGGCGGCCTACCGGTCGGCCTATCTGGTACTGGCGGCGATCGCGGTGGCGACCGGCCTGTTCGCCTTCACCGTGCCGGACACCGCGGCCCGCCGGGCGGCCGCCGCCGCGCCGCCGACGGGAGGCACGCCGGCCCGCGCCCACGAGAAGGCGACCCGCCGCTGA
- a CDS encoding DNA-binding MarR family transcriptional regulator, translated as MMMLRKTRGGDGHGMAQRQADKRDFGSSDLLVDELFATTQRLRAFVDGRLREHGASVSRLRTLRVLARAGGPLRMRDLADLVGNAPRTTTTIVDSLERDGLVERVRHPEDRRAFLLTLTEEGVRRHREAEELDREALAAATGTLDAAERDQLRTLLGRIRAAVGEEAATGGAED; from the coding sequence ATGATGATGCTCAGGAAGACCAGGGGCGGGGACGGACACGGCATGGCACAGCGGCAGGCGGACAAGCGCGACTTCGGCAGCAGCGACCTCCTGGTGGACGAACTCTTCGCCACCACGCAGCGGCTCCGCGCCTTCGTGGACGGTCGGCTGCGCGAGCACGGCGCCTCCGTCTCCCGGCTGCGCACCCTTCGCGTCCTCGCCCGGGCCGGCGGGCCGCTGCGCATGCGCGACCTCGCCGACCTGGTCGGCAACGCCCCCCGCACCACCACCACGATCGTCGACAGCCTGGAACGCGACGGTCTGGTCGAGCGGGTCCGCCACCCCGAGGACCGCCGCGCCTTCCTCCTGACCCTCACCGAGGAGGGCGTCCGCCGGCACCGCGAGGCCGAGGAACTGGACCGCGAGGCCCTCGCCGCCGCCACCGGCACCCTCGACGCCGCCGAGCGCGACCAACTGCGCACCCTCCTCGGCCGCATCCGCGCCGCCGTCGGCGAGGAGGCGGCCACCGGCGGTGCGGAGGACTGA
- a CDS encoding putative NBD/HSP70 family sugar kinase: MNSFGSQYGSCMSDLHESAALSARRLRTRTALLAVLAEYGALSRADLGRLTGLSRSAVSSAVADLRAQGAVTEQPAPTGPAVGRGRPAAVVTLSRDTGLVLGLDLGHAHITAAVGTGEGTVLGEATALLDIDDHPQQALDTAADLAAEAMRQAGCGPGSVGAAAAGIPAAMDLRTRTVRAPTILAKWIGLDPAAELGRRLGLPVVVANDAEMGVRGERALGAGRGLNDLIYVKASHGVGSGLVLGGQVYRGASGLAGEIGHIQLPGATNWCRCGNRGCLETVVSVAEVRRRLTHVLASADRGAVPTEIPPLAELGTRPAAARVITDAGRTLGRVLADLVNCLNPAAIVIGGELGQAGTPLITGVRESIDRYAQPAVADAVEIMAGTLGVRAELHGALVTAAESRRTLA, from the coding sequence ATGAATTCGTTCGGAAGCCAGTACGGTTCATGTATGAGCGACCTCCACGAGTCGGCCGCCCTGTCCGCCCGGCGGCTGCGCACACGCACCGCCCTGCTCGCCGTCCTCGCAGAGTACGGCGCGCTGAGCCGCGCCGACCTGGGGCGGCTGACCGGCCTCTCGCGGTCCGCGGTCAGCAGCGCGGTGGCCGACCTGCGGGCGCAGGGCGCCGTCACCGAGCAGCCCGCCCCCACCGGGCCGGCGGTCGGCCGCGGCCGACCGGCCGCCGTGGTCACGCTCAGCCGCGACACCGGGCTCGTCCTCGGCCTCGACCTCGGGCACGCCCACATCACCGCCGCCGTCGGCACCGGCGAGGGCACCGTGCTCGGCGAGGCCACCGCCCTGCTCGACATCGACGACCACCCGCAGCAGGCCCTGGACACCGCCGCCGACCTCGCCGCCGAGGCGATGCGCCAGGCCGGCTGCGGTCCGGGCTCGGTCGGCGCGGCCGCCGCCGGCATCCCCGCCGCCATGGACCTGCGCACCCGGACCGTCCGCGCGCCCACCATCCTCGCCAAGTGGATCGGCCTCGACCCGGCCGCGGAACTCGGCCGCCGGCTCGGCCTGCCCGTCGTGGTCGCCAACGACGCCGAGATGGGCGTCCGCGGCGAACGCGCCCTCGGCGCCGGCCGCGGCCTCAACGACCTCATCTACGTCAAGGCCTCGCACGGCGTCGGCAGCGGCCTCGTCCTCGGCGGACAGGTCTACCGCGGCGCCAGCGGCCTCGCCGGCGAGATCGGGCACATCCAGCTGCCCGGCGCCACCAACTGGTGCCGCTGCGGCAACCGCGGCTGCCTGGAGACGGTGGTCTCCGTCGCCGAGGTCCGGCGCCGGCTCACCCATGTCCTCGCCAGCGCCGACCGCGGCGCCGTCCCCACCGAGATCCCCCCGCTCGCCGAACTCGGCACCCGGCCCGCCGCCGCCCGCGTGATCACCGATGCCGGCCGCACCCTCGGCCGCGTCCTCGCCGACCTGGTGAACTGCCTCAACCCCGCCGCCATCGTCATCGGCGGCGAGCTCGGCCAGGCCGGCACGCCCCTGATCACCGGCGTCCGCGAATCCATCGACCGCTACGCCCAGCCCGCGGTCGCCGACGCCGTCGAGATCATGGCCGGCACCCTCGGCGTCCGCGCCGAACTCCACGGCGCCCTCGTCACCGCGGCCGAAAGCCGTCGCACCCTGGCCTGA
- a CDS encoding acetylornithine deacetylase/succinyl-diaminopimelate desuccinylase-like protein — protein sequence MTVTPQALDTDVAVLCRDLLRIDTVNPGDGGGPGEREAAEYVAERLADAGAEPLLTESAPRRANVLARVAGSDPGLPPLLVHGHLDTVPFDAADWRYHPLAGEFAEGCLWGRGAVDMKGSLAMTLALVREWARTGRRPRRDLVLAFVADEESTGEFGARFVAARHRDRFDGCTEAIGESGGYSVPAGESTGDRRIYPVAVGERCTAWMRLTATGTAGHGSRAGADNAVATLVHALSRLAAHPWPTRLTPPVEALITALEGILGTRIDRERLESEAARLGRAGALFAHTVRNSAVPTVLQAGQKVNVVPGSAHAQVDGRFLPGTREEYLETVERLLGPGVAREFINLEDAVAADHTGPAFTAMADALRAEDPAGHPVPYLMSGGTDAKTFNRMGITCYGFAPLLLAPELDYPVMFHGVDERVPVAGLAFGVRVLDRFLGDY from the coding sequence GTGACCGTGACCCCGCAGGCACTCGACACCGACGTCGCCGTCCTCTGCCGCGACCTGCTGCGCATCGACACCGTCAACCCGGGCGACGGCGGCGGGCCCGGCGAGCGCGAGGCCGCCGAGTACGTCGCCGAGCGGCTCGCCGACGCAGGAGCGGAGCCGCTGCTCACCGAGTCGGCGCCGCGCCGCGCCAACGTGCTGGCCCGGGTGGCCGGCAGCGACCCCGGGCTGCCGCCGCTGCTCGTCCACGGCCATCTGGACACCGTGCCCTTCGACGCCGCCGACTGGCGGTACCACCCGCTCGCCGGGGAGTTCGCCGAGGGCTGTCTGTGGGGCCGCGGCGCGGTGGACATGAAGGGCAGCCTGGCGATGACGCTGGCGCTGGTCCGTGAGTGGGCTCGGACCGGTCGGCGCCCCCGGCGCGACCTGGTACTCGCCTTCGTCGCCGACGAGGAGTCCACCGGCGAGTTCGGCGCCCGCTTCGTCGCCGCGCGCCACCGGGACCGGTTCGACGGCTGCACCGAGGCGATCGGCGAGTCCGGCGGCTACTCGGTGCCGGCGGGAGAATCGACCGGGGACCGCAGGATCTACCCGGTGGCGGTCGGCGAACGCTGCACCGCCTGGATGCGGCTGACCGCCACCGGCACCGCCGGGCACGGCTCGCGGGCCGGCGCGGACAACGCCGTCGCCACCCTGGTGCACGCGCTCTCCCGGCTCGCCGCGCACCCGTGGCCGACCCGGCTGACCCCGCCGGTGGAGGCGCTGATCACCGCGCTGGAGGGCATCCTCGGCACCCGGATCGACCGGGAGCGGCTGGAGTCCGAGGCGGCCCGACTCGGCCGGGCCGGCGCGCTGTTCGCCCACACCGTGCGCAACTCGGCCGTGCCGACGGTGCTGCAGGCCGGACAGAAGGTCAACGTGGTGCCCGGCAGCGCGCACGCCCAGGTGGACGGCCGGTTCCTGCCCGGCACCCGCGAGGAGTACCTGGAGACCGTGGAGCGGCTCCTCGGGCCGGGCGTGGCACGGGAGTTCATCAATCTGGAGGATGCCGTCGCGGCGGATCACACCGGCCCGGCCTTCACCGCGATGGCGGACGCGCTGCGCGCCGAGGACCCGGCCGGGCACCCCGTCCCGTACCTGATGTCCGGCGGCACCGACGCCAAGACCTTCAACCGGATGGGCATCACCTGCTACGGCTTCGCGCCGCTGCTGCTCGCCCCGGAGCTGGACTACCCGGTGATGTTCCACGGCGTCGACGAGCGGGTGCCGGTCGCCGGACTGGCCTTCGGGGTACGGGTGCTGGACCGCTTCCTCGGCGACTACTGA
- a CDS encoding peptide/nickel transport system permease protein/oligopeptide transport system permease protein gives MTGSPPAPAPPPAPAPAPPAPVRDLSLPPKRRPGRGESPSAGAWRDLRSRPLVLACTGVLLLMALMAALPEPFVALLTDDNGRCELADSRVGPSLHHPFGFDLQGCDYLGQVVRGSRPSLVIGLAVTAGALLLSVVLGLLAGFLGGWVDTLLSGLTDVFFGLPFVLGATVVLVAFPDHGLGAMTLVLVALGWTTMTRVMRAQVIGLKDADYVHAARSTGAGPLRLMTRHLLPNAITPVVVVAMLNVGNVISGEATLDFLGVGLQYPAVSWGLQLNAAQAYVLDFPHLLAFPALFLSATVLSFILLGDAVRDAYDPKLR, from the coding sequence ATGACCGGTAGCCCGCCCGCCCCCGCGCCGCCGCCCGCTCCCGCCCCCGCGCCGCCCGCCCCCGTCCGTGACCTGTCGCTGCCCCCGAAGCGGCGCCCCGGCCGCGGCGAGTCCCCCTCCGCCGGCGCCTGGCGCGACCTGCGGTCCCGACCGCTGGTGCTCGCCTGCACCGGCGTGCTGCTGCTGATGGCGCTGATGGCGGCCCTCCCGGAGCCGTTCGTCGCACTGCTCACCGACGACAACGGCCGCTGCGAACTCGCCGACTCCCGGGTCGGCCCCAGCCTGCACCACCCCTTCGGCTTCGACCTGCAGGGCTGCGACTACCTCGGCCAGGTCGTCCGCGGCAGCCGCCCCTCGCTGGTCATCGGCCTCGCGGTGACCGCCGGCGCACTGCTGCTCTCCGTCGTCCTCGGCCTACTGGCCGGCTTCCTCGGCGGCTGGGTCGACACCCTGCTCTCCGGGCTCACCGACGTGTTCTTCGGCCTGCCGTTCGTGCTCGGCGCCACCGTCGTCCTGGTCGCCTTCCCCGACCACGGCCTCGGCGCGATGACCCTCGTCCTCGTCGCGCTCGGCTGGACGACCATGACCCGGGTGATGCGCGCCCAGGTCATCGGCCTCAAGGACGCCGACTACGTGCACGCCGCCCGCTCGACCGGCGCCGGCCCGCTGCGGCTGATGACCCGGCACCTGCTGCCCAACGCGATCACCCCGGTGGTCGTGGTCGCCATGCTGAACGTCGGAAACGTCATCTCCGGCGAGGCCACGCTCGACTTCCTCGGCGTCGGACTGCAGTACCCTGCGGTCTCCTGGGGTCTGCAGCTCAACGCGGCCCAGGCGTACGTCCTCGACTTCCCGCACCTGCTCGCCTTCCCCGCGCTGTTCCTGTCGGCGACCGTGCTGAGCTTCATCCTGCTCGGCGACGCCGTCCGGGACGCCTACGACCCGAAGCTGAGATGA
- a CDS encoding D-amino peptidase, with the protein MRVLISADMEGATGTTWPEDVEPGAPAWQRMRRLLTGDVNACVAGLFAGGAEEVVVNEAHDSQRNVLLEELDPRARLLVGRHKPLGMMQGVQDADAVVFLGYHTGAGARGVLAHTYLGSGLTGFRIDGGDADEGRMNALTAAEHGVPVVLVTGDDRTCEAAAGWAPEARTAAVKECVSRYAAICLPPERSAALIRSRAELAMRDHALLGRPEPVTGPHRFEIDFHASHQAEAVAAVPTVELLGPCTVGYTAPGATRAARTFKVCTVVARAAAEQHYG; encoded by the coding sequence GTGCGCGTCCTGATCTCCGCCGACATGGAGGGCGCCACCGGCACCACCTGGCCGGAGGACGTCGAGCCCGGCGCCCCCGCCTGGCAGCGGATGCGCCGGCTGCTCACCGGGGACGTCAACGCCTGCGTGGCCGGCCTGTTCGCCGGCGGCGCCGAGGAGGTGGTGGTCAACGAGGCGCACGACAGCCAGCGCAACGTCCTCCTGGAGGAACTCGACCCCCGCGCCCGGCTGCTGGTCGGACGGCACAAGCCGCTCGGCATGATGCAGGGCGTCCAGGACGCCGACGCGGTGGTCTTCCTCGGCTACCACACCGGTGCCGGCGCGAGGGGCGTGCTCGCCCACACCTACCTGGGCTCCGGCCTCACCGGCTTCCGGATCGACGGCGGCGACGCCGACGAGGGCCGGATGAACGCGCTGACCGCAGCCGAGCACGGCGTCCCGGTCGTCCTGGTCACCGGCGACGACCGCACCTGCGAGGCGGCCGCCGGGTGGGCGCCCGAGGCCCGCACCGCCGCCGTCAAGGAGTGCGTCAGCCGGTACGCCGCGATCTGCCTGCCGCCGGAGCGCAGCGCCGCCCTGATCCGCTCCCGGGCCGAACTCGCCATGCGCGACCACGCCCTGCTCGGCCGCCCGGAGCCGGTCACCGGTCCGCACCGCTTCGAGATCGACTTCCACGCCAGCCACCAGGCCGAGGCCGTCGCGGCCGTCCCCACCGTCGAGCTGCTCGGCCCGTGCACCGTCGGCTACACCGCGCCCGGCGCCACCCGGGCCGCCCGCACCTTCAAGGTCTGCACCGTGGTCGCCCGGGCCGCCGCCGAACAGCACTACGGCTGA
- a CDS encoding FSR family fosmidomycin resistance protein-like MFS transporter, producing MKEAAMALDDTAHRRSGSTPHGPPGPDPVTGGGTWRRMRLWGAAHAVDDFYQGLVPAVVPYFALDRGYDYVAVGGLAMAATVGSAVPQPFVGLAVDRWRLGGTAAVGVALAGVGLGAAGLVDSYAAVWLLVLLSGLGVAMFHPAAGRSAREAAGGSTAAMSVFAAGGSVGFFLAPVLATPVLVAWGVRSTVLFVPPALLTGWVLLRHRQRQRTAAPVGPAVPAGPDRWPPFLVLTGVEVARSVVFFGVSTFLELHWLRDLHASHTLAGAALAGFLGGGVAGTLLGGRIADRIGTVAAVRLGTALVLPALAGLCLAPGGVVPLLFAVLTGAALNVPFAVMVKLGQDYLPGRPGTAAGVTLGLGVRAGGLAGPLLGAVAQAHGPQGVLASLCAVPPLGLLLAYALVEPGAAGAARLGPRGVA from the coding sequence ATGAAGGAGGCGGCGATGGCCCTGGACGACACCGCGCACCGGAGGAGCGGCAGCACGCCGCACGGACCGCCCGGCCCGGATCCGGTAACCGGGGGCGGGACCTGGCGGAGGATGCGACTGTGGGGGGCCGCGCACGCGGTCGACGACTTCTACCAGGGACTCGTCCCCGCGGTGGTGCCGTACTTCGCGCTGGACCGCGGCTACGACTACGTCGCCGTGGGCGGGTTGGCGATGGCGGCCACCGTCGGCAGCGCGGTGCCGCAGCCTTTCGTGGGGCTCGCCGTGGACCGCTGGCGGCTCGGCGGGACGGCCGCGGTCGGCGTCGCCCTGGCCGGGGTCGGCCTCGGTGCTGCCGGGCTGGTCGACTCGTATGCCGCGGTCTGGCTGCTGGTGCTGCTCTCCGGGCTGGGCGTGGCGATGTTCCACCCGGCGGCCGGGCGGTCCGCGCGGGAGGCGGCGGGCGGTAGCACCGCGGCGATGAGCGTCTTCGCGGCCGGCGGCAGTGTCGGCTTCTTCCTCGCGCCGGTCCTGGCCACGCCGGTGCTCGTGGCCTGGGGCGTCCGCTCCACGGTGCTGTTCGTGCCGCCGGCGCTGCTCACCGGCTGGGTGCTGCTGCGCCACCGGCAGCGGCAGCGGACCGCGGCGCCCGTGGGGCCGGCCGTCCCCGCCGGGCCCGACCGCTGGCCGCCGTTCCTGGTGCTGACCGGCGTCGAGGTGGCGCGCTCGGTGGTGTTCTTCGGTGTCAGTACCTTCCTGGAGCTGCACTGGCTGCGCGACCTGCACGCCTCGCACACGCTGGCCGGGGCGGCGCTGGCCGGCTTCCTCGGCGGCGGTGTCGCCGGGACGCTGCTCGGCGGCCGGATCGCGGACCGGATCGGCACGGTCGCCGCGGTGCGGCTGGGCACGGCGCTCGTGCTGCCCGCACTGGCGGGTCTCTGCCTGGCGCCGGGCGGTGTCGTCCCGCTGCTGTTCGCGGTGCTGACCGGGGCGGCGCTCAACGTGCCGTTCGCGGTCATGGTGAAGCTGGGCCAGGACTACCTGCCCGGACGGCCCGGCACCGCCGCCGGGGTCACGCTGGGGCTCGGGGTCAGAGCCGGCGGGCTGGCCGGCCCGCTGCTGGGGGCGGTCGCCCAGGCGCACGGGCCGCAGGGCGTGCTGGCGTCGCTGTGCGCGGTGCCGCCGCTCGGCCTGCTGCTGGCGTACGCGCTGGTGGAGCCCGGTGCGGCCGGTGCCGCGCGGCTCGGGCCGCGCGGCGTGGCTTGA
- a CDS encoding peptide/nickel transport system permease protein/oligopeptide transport system permease protein — protein MGRYIARRLLYAVPVLLATTFLIHTMVFVLPGDPIQGLAGDRPVPPAVLAELHRRYHLDDPLVVQYAKYLGGLLTGDLGRTFTGEPVADTLAGRWQVTLRLGLTAWFLETVLGIALGVWAALRKGRWADSAVLAGTTLVIAVPVYIVGYLAQLLLGVKLGWFPVAGAEDGWPTAYLLPGLVLASFGVAYVARLTRASLLENLRADYVRTAGAKGLPRWRVIVRHTLRNSLIPVVTFLGIELGSLMAGAVVTEYVFNLPGIGQQVFQAIQLREGPTVVGITTALVLVYCLANLVVDVLYGLLDPRIRHDR, from the coding sequence ATGGGCCGCTACATCGCCCGCCGCCTGCTGTACGCCGTTCCGGTACTGCTGGCGACCACCTTCCTCATCCACACCATGGTCTTCGTACTGCCAGGCGACCCGATCCAGGGCCTGGCCGGCGACCGACCGGTGCCGCCCGCCGTCCTCGCCGAACTGCACCGCCGCTACCACCTCGACGACCCGCTGGTGGTGCAGTACGCCAAGTACCTCGGCGGCCTGCTGACCGGCGACCTCGGCCGGACCTTCACCGGCGAACCGGTCGCCGACACCCTGGCCGGCCGCTGGCAGGTCACCCTGCGGCTCGGCCTCACCGCCTGGTTCCTGGAGACCGTGCTCGGCATCGCGCTCGGCGTCTGGGCGGCGCTGCGCAAGGGCCGCTGGGCGGACAGCGCCGTCCTCGCCGGCACCACCCTGGTCATCGCCGTGCCGGTGTACATCGTCGGCTACCTCGCCCAACTCCTGCTAGGCGTCAAGCTCGGCTGGTTCCCGGTGGCCGGCGCCGAGGACGGCTGGCCGACCGCGTACCTGCTGCCCGGCCTCGTCCTCGCCTCCTTCGGCGTCGCCTACGTCGCCCGGCTCACCCGCGCCTCGCTGCTGGAGAACCTGCGCGCGGACTACGTGCGCACCGCCGGAGCCAAGGGCCTGCCCCGGTGGCGGGTGATCGTCCGGCACACCCTGCGCAACTCGCTGATCCCGGTGGTGACCTTCCTCGGCATCGAACTCGGCTCGCTGATGGCCGGCGCCGTCGTCACCGAGTACGTCTTCAACCTGCCCGGCATCGGCCAACAGGTCTTCCAGGCCATCCAGTTACGCGAAGGGCCGACGGTCGTCGGCATCACCACCGCGCTGGTGCTGGTCTACTGCCTGGCCAACCTGGTCGTCGACGTCCTGTACGGCCTGCTCGACCCGAGGATCCGCCATGACCGGTAG
- a CDS encoding muramoyltetrapeptide carboxypeptidase has product MPTPSRPRTVPQALRPGDRVAVAAPAGPPDPALLGRGTALLASWGLDVTVLPHVRDSHLGHLAGRDEDRAADLTEACADPGVRAVFCARGGYGTQRMVDLVDWKAIDTSAAPALLIGSSDITALHEAFAVRLGTSTLHAPMPATGALVDSPENAEHLRTVLFHPEQVTELPLTGEVLAPGTARGRLAGGNASLLAASVGTPTALPPDGCLLLLEETGEEPYRLDRILTQLVRAGVLGRAAGIVLGDFTDCGPEEEVRAVLADRLGGLGVPVAAGLPAGHGPLQLTVPLGTEAELGDGVLRLLEPPLAPRPGAGASTAEEARCAS; this is encoded by the coding sequence ATGCCGACCCCCTCCCGCCCCCGAACGGTGCCGCAGGCCCTGCGCCCGGGCGACCGGGTCGCCGTGGCGGCCCCCGCCGGCCCGCCCGACCCGGCCCTGCTCGGCCGCGGCACCGCCCTGTTGGCCTCCTGGGGCCTCGACGTGACCGTGCTGCCGCACGTCCGCGACAGCCACCTCGGCCACCTGGCCGGCCGCGACGAGGACCGCGCCGCCGACCTCACCGAGGCCTGCGCCGACCCCGGCGTGCGCGCCGTGTTCTGCGCCCGCGGCGGCTACGGCACCCAGCGCATGGTCGACCTGGTCGACTGGAAGGCGATCGACACGTCGGCCGCACCCGCGCTGCTGATCGGCTCCAGCGACATCACCGCCCTGCACGAGGCCTTCGCCGTCCGGCTCGGCACCAGCACCCTGCACGCCCCGATGCCCGCTACCGGCGCCCTGGTGGACAGCCCGGAGAACGCCGAGCACCTGCGCACCGTGCTCTTCCACCCCGAGCAGGTGACCGAACTGCCGCTCACCGGCGAGGTGCTGGCCCCCGGCACCGCCCGCGGCCGGCTCGCCGGCGGCAACGCCAGCCTGCTCGCCGCCTCCGTCGGTACCCCCACCGCCCTGCCGCCGGACGGCTGCCTGCTGCTCCTGGAGGAGACCGGCGAGGAGCCGTACCGGCTGGACCGCATCCTCACCCAGCTGGTGCGCGCGGGCGTGCTCGGCCGGGCGGCCGGCATCGTGCTCGGCGACTTCACCGACTGCGGGCCGGAGGAGGAGGTCCGCGCGGTGCTCGCGGACCGGCTGGGTGGCCTCGGCGTGCCGGTCGCGGCCGGCCTGCCCGCCGGGCACGGCCCGCTGCAGCTCACCGTCCCGCTCGGCACCGAGGCCGAACTCGGCGACGGCGTCCTCAGGTTGCTCGAACCCCCGCTCGCGCCGCGGCCCGGTGCCGGTGCGTCGACCGCGGAGGAGGCCCGGTGCGCGTCCTGA
- a CDS encoding AraC family transcriptional regulator has protein sequence MSTTRQELTGPTRRPLAHRERIDWHFHTVNQLICPGRGVLEVSTPQGSWAVPAHRGVWLPAGVAHAHRAHGPSELRSLSFPAEVNPLALDRPTVLAVSRLLWEVVEVLSGPEPPQGEQFRALEQVALDQLRQAPALGLELPTPADPRLRDLADLLAADPADDRTLARLGAAVGASERTLSRLFRRETGMSFPQWRAQLRLHHALTLLAAGRSVTSVAAACGWSSPSAFVEAFRRAFGTTPGRHQREGGPLH, from the coding sequence ATGTCGACAACCCGCCAGGAGCTGACCGGACCCACCCGGCGGCCGCTGGCCCACCGCGAGCGGATCGACTGGCACTTCCACACCGTGAACCAGCTGATCTGCCCGGGGCGCGGCGTGCTGGAGGTGTCCACGCCGCAGGGCAGTTGGGCGGTGCCCGCGCACCGCGGGGTGTGGCTGCCGGCCGGTGTGGCGCACGCCCACCGGGCGCACGGGCCCAGCGAGTTGCGCAGCCTCAGCTTTCCCGCCGAGGTAAATCCGCTGGCGCTCGACCGGCCCACGGTGCTGGCGGTGAGCCGGCTGCTGTGGGAGGTGGTCGAGGTGCTGAGCGGACCGGAGCCGCCGCAGGGCGAGCAGTTCCGCGCGCTGGAGCAGGTGGCCCTGGACCAGCTGCGCCAGGCACCGGCCCTCGGCCTGGAGCTGCCCACGCCGGCCGACCCCCGGCTGAGGGACCTCGCCGACCTGCTCGCCGCGGACCCGGCCGACGACCGGACGCTCGCCCGACTCGGCGCCGCGGTGGGCGCCTCGGAGCGCACCCTGAGCCGGCTCTTCCGCCGGGAGACCGGCATGAGTTTCCCCCAGTGGCGCGCGCAGCTGCGGCTGCACCACGCGCTGACCCTGCTGGCGGCGGGCCGCTCGGTGACCTCCGTCGCGGCGGCCTGTGGCTGGTCCTCGCCGAGCGCCTTCGTCGAGGCCTTCCGACGGGCCTTCGGCACCACCCCCGGCCGCCACCAGCGCGAGGGCGGCCCCCTGCACTGA